From the Solibacillus sp. FSL R5-0449 genome, one window contains:
- a CDS encoding sugar ABC transporter ATP-binding protein: MIEMKSIRKAFNGNVVLNNVEFTLLDGEIHALMGENGAGKSTMMKILAGIYSRDNGDVLVDGQSYTFTSAKDAESLGIHVIHQELNILPHLSVAENLFLGKEKTVGRTGFLRIREMNKEATTLLAKLGLHIDVRQPAGSLSVGKQQLIEIAKAINSEAKYIVMDEPTAALTDREIETLFETIRELKAKGISFVYISHRMEEIFAICDRITILRDGEYVGVREIPKTTFDEIVKMMVGRELGERYPSRNAKIGEVALEVKGLTCPSLCKDINFQIRKGEILAFAGLMGAGRTEVAQAIFGNLKKSKGDIYIHGKKASIKNPIQAMKHGIGFVTEDRKTEGLVLDFSIKENMFLTNLKTIAKSGFIQPQQEQIHASKYIEQLNIRCSDATQAVGSLSGGNQQKVVIAKWLSTKPDILILDEPTRGVDIGAKKEIYSIMNQLAEEGVAILMISSELTEVLGMADRVMIMHEGRQTAVLDNVDLTQETIMHYATGGEEIAKN, from the coding sequence ATGATTGAAATGAAGAGCATAAGAAAAGCATTCAATGGCAACGTCGTATTAAACAATGTTGAGTTCACCCTGTTAGACGGGGAAATTCACGCCTTAATGGGTGAAAATGGTGCCGGTAAGTCAACAATGATGAAAATTTTGGCCGGCATCTACTCGCGTGATAACGGTGATGTGCTAGTTGATGGTCAGTCGTATACATTTACTTCAGCAAAAGACGCTGAAAGCTTAGGCATTCACGTAATTCATCAGGAATTAAACATTCTGCCGCATTTATCTGTAGCGGAAAACCTGTTTTTAGGAAAAGAAAAAACAGTCGGTCGTACAGGCTTCCTGCGTATACGTGAAATGAATAAAGAAGCAACGACACTGCTTGCAAAACTCGGTCTGCATATTGATGTACGTCAGCCTGCCGGTTCGCTATCAGTCGGAAAACAACAGCTGATTGAAATTGCAAAAGCCATCAATTCAGAGGCAAAGTATATCGTAATGGATGAACCGACAGCCGCCCTTACAGATCGTGAAATTGAAACTCTTTTTGAAACGATCAGAGAACTGAAAGCAAAAGGTATTTCATTTGTTTATATTTCACATCGTATGGAAGAGATTTTTGCAATTTGTGATCGTATTACGATTTTACGAGATGGTGAGTATGTTGGGGTCCGTGAAATCCCAAAAACAACGTTTGATGAAATCGTTAAAATGATGGTCGGACGTGAGCTTGGTGAACGTTATCCTAGCCGTAATGCAAAAATAGGCGAAGTTGCTTTGGAAGTAAAAGGGCTAACATGTCCTTCATTATGCAAAGATATTAACTTCCAGATCCGAAAAGGAGAAATCCTGGCATTCGCCGGTTTAATGGGAGCAGGCCGTACTGAAGTAGCCCAGGCTATTTTCGGCAACCTTAAAAAGTCCAAAGGTGATATTTACATCCACGGGAAAAAAGCATCGATTAAAAACCCGATACAGGCAATGAAACACGGTATTGGATTTGTGACGGAAGACCGTAAAACAGAAGGTCTTGTACTCGATTTTTCAATTAAGGAAAATATGTTTTTAACTAATTTAAAAACGATCGCAAAAAGTGGCTTTATTCAACCACAACAAGAGCAAATACATGCTTCAAAATATATTGAGCAGCTAAATATTCGCTGCAGTGATGCGACACAGGCTGTCGGTTCACTAAGCGGCGGTAATCAGCAAAAAGTAGTTATCGCAAAGTGGTTAAGTACAAAACCGGATATTTTAATATTGGACGAACCTACTCGCGGTGTTGATATCGGTGCCAAAAAGGAAATCTACTCGATTATGAATCAGTTAGCCGAGGAAGGTGTTGCCATTTTAATGATTTCCTCAGAGTTAACGGAAGTGCTAGGTATGGCGGACCGTGTCATGATTATGCACGAAGGACGTCAAACAGCTGTTTTAGACAATGTTGACTTAACACAAGAAACTATTATGCATTACGCAACAGGAGGAGAAGAAATTGCTAAAAACTAG
- the rbsK gene encoding ribokinase, translating to MITVIGSINMDLVVQMDVFPKKGETVLGSLFTTVPGGKGANQAVAAARLGSQVKMLGAVGTDSFGTELRANLNEENIDTSLVINTIGATGIANILLHESDNRIVVVPGANSKVTPEEIAAAKTVIGNSQLVVMQLEIPVETIEYSLKLCKELQVPVLFNPAPAANFNIEWMPYIKYLTPNETECALLFGNDVEAALEKYPNQLIVTLGEDGARYFNGTKHVHVKGYKTTAVDTTGAGDTFNGAFAHAITNGQSIEEAVFFANIAASLSVEKFGAQGGMPKLEEVTARKEGAK from the coding sequence ATGATCACAGTAATTGGAAGCATCAATATGGACTTGGTCGTTCAAATGGATGTATTCCCTAAAAAAGGGGAAACTGTTCTTGGAAGCTTATTCACAACAGTTCCAGGCGGTAAAGGTGCGAACCAGGCAGTAGCTGCTGCACGATTAGGCAGCCAAGTTAAAATGTTAGGTGCTGTCGGCACAGACAGCTTCGGTACGGAGCTGCGTGCGAATCTGAATGAAGAAAATATAGATACAAGCTTAGTTATAAATACAATTGGTGCTACAGGTATTGCAAATATTTTACTCCACGAATCGGACAACCGTATTGTCGTTGTACCCGGTGCGAACTCGAAAGTAACACCAGAAGAAATTGCTGCAGCAAAAACTGTTATCGGAAACAGTCAGTTAGTTGTTATGCAGCTTGAAATTCCAGTAGAAACGATTGAGTACAGCTTGAAATTATGTAAAGAGCTTCAAGTACCCGTACTATTCAATCCTGCACCGGCAGCAAATTTCAACATTGAGTGGATGCCGTATATTAAATACTTAACACCAAACGAAACTGAATGTGCCTTACTTTTCGGAAACGATGTTGAAGCAGCATTGGAAAAATATCCAAATCAGTTAATCGTAACATTAGGTGAAGATGGTGCACGTTACTTCAATGGAACAAAACATGTTCATGTAAAAGGATATAAAACGACAGCTGTTGATACAACAGGTGCCGGTGATACATTTAACGGTGCATTTGCACATGCTATTACAAACGGTCAGTCAATTGAAGAAGCAGTATTTTTTGCAAATATTGCAGCGTCATTATCCGTTGAAAAATTTGGAGCCCAAGGTGGTATGCCAAAACTAGAAGAAGTAACTGCTCGAAAGGAAGGCGCAAAATGA
- a CDS encoding DUF2232 domain-containing protein, with protein sequence MQNNQSRKLAQGAMMIALFTVLMAIVFYIPLVNIIAAIIAPLPMIWYSANYNRKSSILVAVIAVLITFFIGGLLLLPASLIFAAAGVAIGDAIFTKKSKVFMFLSTSIVLLITFAIQYLISLRLFEVDFIRDSLALMKTSYMESIKMTESLTGQPVPKETMEMANTMLNTLEMTIPASITFAMLFLTFIIITVNLPILKRLKVDVPKFAKFSELRLPRSVLWYYLIVLSVNLFVRPEADSTLAIIMLNISMVLWVLLTIQGISFIHFVIDAFGYPKFIKVLSTILAIPLYSIVILVGIVDLGFNARNYIREKSQK encoded by the coding sequence ATGCAAAATAATCAATCAAGAAAGCTGGCACAAGGTGCAATGATGATTGCGCTGTTCACTGTGCTGATGGCAATCGTATTTTATATTCCATTGGTGAATATTATCGCGGCGATTATTGCTCCATTACCGATGATTTGGTATAGCGCAAACTATAATCGGAAGTCATCGATTTTAGTCGCAGTGATTGCTGTATTAATTACTTTTTTTATTGGTGGACTGCTATTACTACCCGCTTCATTAATATTTGCGGCAGCAGGTGTAGCGATAGGGGATGCTATTTTTACTAAAAAAAGTAAAGTATTTATGTTTCTTTCAACAAGTATTGTCCTGCTGATCACATTTGCGATTCAGTATTTAATTTCATTGCGTTTGTTTGAAGTAGACTTTATTCGGGATTCTCTTGCGCTCATGAAGACGAGCTATATGGAATCGATTAAAATGACGGAAAGTTTGACTGGACAACCTGTGCCCAAAGAAACAATGGAAATGGCGAATACAATGTTAAATACGTTGGAAATGACAATACCGGCTTCCATTACATTTGCCATGTTATTTTTAACATTTATTATCATTACCGTTAACTTGCCGATTTTAAAGCGTTTAAAAGTAGACGTACCAAAGTTTGCGAAGTTTAGTGAATTACGTTTACCACGATCGGTATTATGGTATTACTTAATCGTTTTATCAGTGAATTTATTCGTTCGTCCAGAAGCCGATTCAACATTGGCTATTATTATGCTAAATATTTCAATGGTATTATGGGTATTATTAACAATACAAGGTATTTCTTTTATACATTTTGTCATTGATGCATTTGGTTATCCGAAGTTTATAAAAGTTTTAAGTACAATTTTAGCGATACCTCTCTATTCGATTGTTATTTTAGTAGGTATTGTTGATTTAGGCTTTAATGCACGTAATTACATTCGTGAAAAGAGTCAGAAATGA
- the rbsC gene encoding ribose ABC transporter permease: MLKTSSKEMLGKLGPLLGLFLIVIVITILNPSFMTTDNVLNILRQVSISALIAFGMTFVILTGGIDLSVGSTLALTGAVAATMLASGIDPVLTMLAALLLGAVLGAINGVIIAKGKVAPFIATLATMTIYRGLTLVYTDGRPVSDLGNEITFQMLGKGYFFGIPVPVCTMILAFIALYVIMHKTTFGRRVYAVGGNEAASKLSGINVDRIKIAVYSLTGMLAALSALILTSRLNSAQPTAGTSYELDAIAAVVLGGTSLTGGKGWIFGTLVGALIIGVLNNGLNLIGVSSFFQQVVKGIVILIAVLIDRKKTA; the protein is encoded by the coding sequence TTGCTAAAAACTAGCTCAAAAGAAATGTTAGGAAAGCTAGGTCCTCTTTTAGGATTATTTTTAATTGTAATTGTCATTACGATTTTAAATCCAAGCTTTATGACAACAGATAATGTTTTGAATATATTACGTCAAGTATCGATTAGTGCATTAATTGCATTTGGTATGACTTTTGTTATTTTAACCGGCGGCATCGATCTATCAGTTGGCTCCACATTGGCCCTTACAGGTGCAGTAGCTGCCACAATGCTTGCTTCAGGAATAGATCCTGTATTAACGATGCTGGCTGCCTTATTGTTAGGTGCCGTTCTTGGCGCTATTAATGGTGTCATCATTGCAAAAGGAAAAGTAGCACCATTCATCGCAACATTGGCAACAATGACAATATACCGTGGCTTAACATTAGTGTATACGGATGGTCGTCCGGTTTCAGACTTAGGAAATGAAATTACATTCCAAATGTTAGGTAAAGGATATTTCTTCGGTATCCCAGTTCCGGTATGTACAATGATTTTAGCTTTCATTGCGTTATATGTCATTATGCATAAAACAACATTCGGTCGCCGTGTTTATGCAGTAGGCGGCAATGAAGCGGCTTCTAAATTATCAGGAATCAATGTCGATCGTATAAAAATTGCAGTTTATTCATTAACAGGTATGTTAGCTGCTTTATCTGCGCTGATTTTAACTTCACGTTTAAACTCTGCACAGCCAACAGCCGGGACATCTTATGAATTGGATGCAATTGCAGCAGTTGTTTTAGGTGGGACAAGCTTAACAGGCGGTAAAGGCTGGATTTTCGGTACATTAGTAGGTGCCTTGATAATCGGTGTGTTGAATAACGGATTGAACTTAATCGGTGTTTCTTCATTCTTCCAGCAAGTAGTAAAGGGAATTGTTATTTTAATCGCGGTATTAATTGACCGTAAAAAAACAGCGTAA
- a CDS encoding LacI family DNA-binding transcriptional regulator encodes MVNIKDVAKVANLSVATVSRYLNQNGYVSKKSSERIEQAILELDYKPSSVARSLSKKQSNIIGLIVPDIKNPYFPELARAVEDMAWSFGYTVVLCNSDDQTDKELLYLERLSQTYVAGLIVATSLLDPSVYMSINTPIVALDRIIDATIPTVATDNQKGARIGAEYLVTNGAGNLLCIRGPQGLKTADDRLIGFLEVTDKQGLEPIIITTPFDFKVAAETIEQTLLANPQIDGIFASSDTLAIAALHIAHKLGKRIPEDLQIVGFDGIALGEMVSPPLTTVGQDLYKMGTAAATMLIEQIEGKEIIQTVLNIDPQLIVRGTTRKEAAK; translated from the coding sequence ATGGTTAACATTAAAGATGTAGCTAAGGTTGCAAATCTTTCTGTGGCGACAGTATCACGCTACTTAAACCAAAATGGTTATGTCAGTAAAAAATCGTCAGAACGTATTGAACAGGCAATACTTGAGCTGGATTATAAGCCAAGCAGTGTTGCACGTTCATTAAGTAAAAAACAATCCAATATTATTGGTCTTATTGTTCCAGATATAAAAAATCCATATTTCCCTGAACTTGCTCGTGCTGTGGAAGACATGGCATGGTCTTTTGGTTATACAGTTGTTCTTTGTAATTCAGACGACCAAACAGATAAAGAATTGTTATATTTGGAACGCCTGTCACAAACATATGTGGCCGGCTTAATAGTAGCAACGAGCTTACTGGACCCTTCTGTTTATATGTCCATCAATACGCCGATTGTTGCACTTGACCGAATAATCGATGCAACGATCCCGACCGTGGCAACCGATAACCAAAAAGGAGCCCGGATAGGGGCCGAGTATTTAGTTACGAATGGGGCTGGAAATTTACTATGTATACGTGGTCCGCAAGGTTTAAAAACTGCAGATGATCGACTTATTGGGTTTCTTGAAGTAACGGATAAACAAGGACTAGAGCCAATCATTATAACAACACCATTTGATTTTAAAGTTGCTGCTGAAACGATTGAACAGACCCTATTAGCAAATCCGCAGATTGATGGTATTTTTGCAAGCAGCGATACATTAGCCATTGCTGCCCTCCATATTGCGCATAAGCTTGGGAAGCGCATACCGGAAGACCTGCAAATTGTTGGTTTTGATGGTATTGCACTTGGCGAAATGGTATCACCCCCATTAACGACGGTTGGTCAGGACTTATACAAAATGGGGACTGCAGCTGCAACAATGTTAATTGAACAGATTGAAGGCAAAGAAATCATACAGACAGTATTAAATATAGATCCACAACTAATTGTACGAGGGACGACAAGAAAGGAAGCTGCAAAATGA
- the rbsD gene encoding D-ribose pyranase, with the protein MKKQGILNRELAGIFARLGHTDKIVIADCGLPIPEGVTCIDLAYKLGEPGFMTILEVVLEDLKVEHSFLAEEIVTANEPIHSSLLKIVEPVTYISHEQFKKMTSEAKVIIRTGEITPYANIMLQSGVIF; encoded by the coding sequence ATGAAAAAACAGGGCATTTTAAATCGCGAATTAGCCGGTATATTTGCACGTTTAGGCCATACAGATAAAATTGTTATCGCTGATTGCGGCTTGCCGATTCCAGAAGGCGTTACATGTATCGATTTAGCATACAAACTGGGTGAACCTGGATTTATGACAATATTAGAAGTTGTTCTAGAAGATTTAAAAGTGGAACACAGTTTTTTAGCTGAAGAAATAGTAACTGCAAACGAACCTATCCACTCCTCTTTATTGAAAATTGTGGAACCGGTTACATATATATCCCACGAACAGTTTAAAAAGATGACGAGTGAAGCAAAGGTCATTATTCGTACAGGCGAAATAACACCATACGCCAATATCATGCTACAAAGCGGCGTAATTTTCTAA